CCCATCCCCACCcacgccccccacccacccccagcggTTCCCTCTCTGCCAGCCTGGCTCATCTCCTGGAGGCTGGCCTCAGGAGGACCGGTGGGGGCCTGGGCTCTTCAGATGAGGCCTGAGACCCTGGCACAGGGCACCCGGGGTGGAGGGCATGTGGCCACCCCGACAGCCCGGGGCCACCAGAGCCCCACACTTGTAGCCCCTCTGGCCAGGAGGACGACCTCTCCCACTACCTGTGCTCACCTTTCCTGGTCTGCAGAGCTGGGGGCAAGCGCTGGCCTCCTCCCGAGAGGAATGCAAGGTCGTGTGGGATGGGAGGACAGGAGTCTGTGCCATACCCAGAAATCCAAGGTGGGGGCCCTGACAAAGGTCTCCTGGCAGGAGAAGAGCACAGACCCCAAAGGCAACCTGCCCAGGGGATCGGGAAGGAGGGGCTGGCGGTCCTCAGTCCAGGGTCCCAGCCCCAGTGCGTGGTAACCAATCCCGCGTGGACAGGGGCATGTTTGCGCCTGGTACAGCTCCTGAGATTTAGGAGAATtcgggatggggtggggaggtgtctTCCTGAGGGCAATCAAGGCAGCATGGCCAGCATGATGTTGACTCCAATCGCTGGAACCCCTCAACTGCTGCTCAACCGCAGCCCCCTGGGGGCCTTGGACCCTCCGGCTCCGGTCCGGTGGCCCCACCCAATTATGGGGGCCCATGTCTGAGGCTCCTGAGCTGACCGGCTCACAGTGAGGCTGATGACATTGTCACGAGTCCACTGGCCACTCGGATGCTCTCAAGATTATACAACCATTGTCAggcactttcttctttctcttttcttactgtCAGAGTGTTTAtggctatacttttttttttaattagtagacatatttttttttaatgtttatttattcttgggagagacagagacagagacagagcacatgcaggggaggggcagagagcgagggagacacagactccgaagcagctccaggctccgagctgtcagcacagagcccgacgcagggttcgaactcacaaactgtgagctcacgacctgagccaaagtcggatgttcaaccgactgagccacccaagcgcccgaattagtagatatattttaaagcggttttaggtttacagaactGAGCAGTAAGTCTCAGTACGCCACCCCCATGCCCCCCGCACACACAGTGTCCCCGAGGTTAGCATCCCCCACTGGTGGGGCACATCTGTCCTAACTGATGAACCAGCAGTGATCTGGTACCTCACATCAGGGCTCACTCGTGGTGATGTGCactctgtgggtttggacagatGTACAGTGACATGTACCTACCATTATAGTATGGCACTCGCTGCCCTCACTGCCCCAAGAACCTTCCGtgccccacacacacccctctcctccccacaaccTCTGACAGCCACCCatcttttcactgtcttccaAGGTCTGCCTTCTCCAGGATGTCATATGGAATCGCACAGTAGGTAACCCTGtcacactggcttctttcacttagtgacgCACCTTCGCGGTTCCTCCATGTATTTCACGGCTCGATAGCGCGTTGCTTTTTGGCGCTGAGTAATCTCCCGCTGTCTGGATAAACCAGTTTGTCCGTTCACCTCCTCAAGGACATCCTGATTTCTTCCAAGGTTTGGCAATTCTGAATAAAGCCGCTATAAAcaccatgtgcaggtttttgtgtagacatggGTTTTCGACTCAtctggataaataccaaggaacacAATTGCTGGATCCTACGGCAAGAGtttgttcagttttgtaagaGACGGTGACGCTGTCTTCCCACGTGGCCGCCCCGCCCGCCGCAGGAGAACGCTCCTGCTGCTCCACCCCTCGCCAGCAGGCGGCGCTGTCAGCCTTCCGGACCCGCCGCGCTGATAGGCTAATCGCGTCCTGCTCTTTGTTTTACTTGGTCTTCCCCATGGGGGCATCTTTCCATACGCTCACTTGCCAAAGCACGCAAACAAGTCTTAAAACTCCCAATGAGAAGGCAAACAGCACAGTTAAAAAAGGGCGAAGGCTCTAAACAGACTCCTCACCAAAGACGAGCtgcggccactttggaaaacaggctgGGCAATTTCTTGCAAAGTGAAACTATCCGATAAACCAGCAGGTATCCTGAAATGTTTGGCGGAATTCACGGGGAAAAACATGTACCCCTGCAGTTTTCCTAgaatgcacatattttttttattattatgtttttaatgttttatttattgttgagagagagagtgtgtgagcacgggaggggcagagagagagagggcgacaccaaatctgaggcaggctccaggctctctgggctgtcagcacagaaaccgtcgcggggctcgaacccactaactgcgagatcatgacctgagccgaagtcggacaatcaacctactgagccacacaggtgccccagtgtgCGGAGATCTTAAATTACAGATTAACTTCTTTAATAGGATTTTTCAggctattttgtcttttttttttttaattttttttttttcaacgtttttatttatttttgggacagagagagacagagcatgaacgggggaggggcagagagagagggagacacagaatcggaaacaggctccaggctccgagccatcagcccagagcctgacgcggggctcgaactcacagatcgcgagatcgtgacctggctgaagtcggacgcttaaccgactgcgccacccaggcgccccttttttttttctttttttttttttttttttaatttttttttttttcaacgtttttatttatttttgggacagagagagacagagcatgaacgggggaggggtattTTGTCTTTAATAAGTTGTATTTTTCCAGGAATTGTCCATTCATATAAATGGTTCCTAGTATCTTCTTGAAACCTGTGAACATCTGTAGGGCCCTCCTCGTGTGTCCCATCTCGTTCCTGATACTGGATTTGTGCGTTTTGTGTCTTTTATGACCAGCCCCTCGAGGGGGTTATCAGTTTTACTAGCTTTCTAAAAACCCAGCTCTGGCTCTGGCCATTCCCTCTGGTGTCTGAAGTCTCCTGTCCCTCTAGTTCTGCTTCCTTGGACTTCACTTACTGCCACTTTCTAAGGTGCTGGCATCAcggcacctccccccacccccgcccccacgggACCCACCTGGCTCAGCTCAACTCACAGATTGCCTGCGGTGCTCACACAATTAACTTCAACgtctttttccattttcactgtAGCGTCTTCTTTGAACCAGGGGTAAATTCAGAATTGTGTTTCTCAATTTTCAGACacaagattggaaaaaaaaatttttttttttgagagacacagagaagcaaggaaggggtagagggagagggagggacagaattccaagctcagcgcggagcccaacgcagggctcggtcccaggagccccgagatcacgacctgagccggaatcaagagtcggatgctgaactgactgagccgcccaggtgcccccacaaggaagattttaagtttccttttgttttcatttctagctCAATTTCACTGTGATTTTCAATCCTTTGAAGTCTTCTAGAGACTTGACTTCATAATCCAATATAATGTCAATTTTCACACCTACGTGTACTCCAACAGACTGTAGATTCTGTTCTGTGCAGTGCTGTGCGTGTGTCCACTGAGTGAAGCTTCTTGGGCAAGTTGGCCAAAGCTTCTGTGCGCAACCTGATTTTGTCTGCTCACTCTGTCAGTCATTGAGACTTGTATCTACAATTTTCTACTGTAACTGTGGATCTATGTCTCCTAGAAGTCTGCccacttttgtttcttatttcaaaGCATACTATGAGGTATGTACAAATGGGTCGGACCAGAGAGCCCATCAGGAAGGCCGGCAGCGCTCCAGACGCTTGTCCCCGAGGCCGGGTGGCTTGGGGCCCGGCGGCAGGTTCTGCAGGACCTCACCAAGGGAGAACATGCAGAAGGAGATCTCCTCGTAGGAGACCCTGGCCCCACTCTCAAACAGACAAGCAAAGGTCAGGGCTCCCTTGACAGTTGGCCCGACAGATGCCAGATCAGAGTAGCCGCTGGGCCCCTCATAGATCACCCAGGGCTCCGTCCAGCTGTGGGGATCCAGGGGGGACCGGCTCAGATAGATTCCCATATGGAGCCGAGCCCTGCGCCCCACCGGGTGGGAATACAGCAGCCAGGTGGGGCTCTGAGACAGGGTGGCAGGGGGCCCGGGGACCTTCGAGGTCCAGGCCGCCATGATCCCACGgagcccaggccccaggccaggcTCTTCGGGGCTGTCCCTACATCCCTCCATCCCGCTGGGCCCCTGGGCCCCTTGGGTGTCTCCAGTACCCTCCTCTGAGGGTTCCTGGACTCCAAGACAGAGGTGTGGAGAGTAGGAGTGGCTCCCGGCACCCACTGGCCATCTACCATTCCTCGGCCTGCTAAAGAGTGGGGCAGGGAAGCCAAGGACGCTGCCCTGGCAGCCCCGGGCGGTCTCGGCCAGGGCGGGCACCAGCTCCCCGGGCAGGAAGGAGGTGCCCTCGTCCGCACTGAGCGCCTGCACGCGGCTCCCCAGGGGGCTCCGGGCGTTGCAGTACAGGATGTGGCCGGCCTGCCCGCTGTCCACCGCGGCCAGCTGGCACTCGCCCGAGCGAAGGTTGGGCACCAGGCCTCCGTGGCGCCAGGTGCGACCGTGGTCGTCACTGTAGAAGGTGAAGGCATGCGGGCTGGTCCTGCAGATCTTGCCAAAGCACTCCCGCCGGTCTACGTGGTACGTGTAGGCAGGCACCAGCAGGCGGCCTGAGCGCAGCTGGATGCCGTGGCCCGGGCCCACGGCAAATGTGGCCCAGTCTGCAGAAGAGGGACTGCTGATCATCCGAGCTGGGAGGCAGCCTTGGCGGAAGCCAGACGCCACCGCCCTGGGGGTCAGGGACGATCTGGAGCCAGTGCCTCAGATGTGGGGACAGCTCATGAGGAAATGGGGGACTGCACCCCCACCCGCACTCCTGCCGGCCACTCCGAATCCCTCAGGGCTGGACAAGCCTCTCTTCACCACTAGCGGGAGCAGGGAGCCCGGGGAAGGTGACTCTGCCAGGCTCTCCGGACGGCAGCAGGTAGCTAGTCCCTGGGCCCAGGGGGGCAGCCACTGGCAGTGCTCAGCGTGAGCCCTGCCCAGAGGGGCAGCCAAGGGCAGAAGGGGTACAAGGACCCTCAGGGTGGGGTCAGGCCCTGGGCCTGGGTCGCATGGGGTAGGGTCCACAGGAACAGAGCGCTCTTCGGAGCAGCTCCGTGTGTCCTGGCCAGGTCTCAAAGCCTGCCACATCCCCTCAGCTCAGCTCCCACCTACAAGGATCAGCGTGACCCCTGGGCCAGTGTCGCCACACCACGGTTGGGGTCGCCTCGGGGAGCAGTGGGTGCTATGGCCCtcggggagggggcagcaggagTGGAGGAAAAGCTTTAGGGTCAGGCCacctgcctggccctgggctggacacccccccccccccacaccggGGTCCGGGTGCTAAGAAGGAGGGGCCTCAGCGCTCAGAGCGAGACGGGCTTGGTTAGATGAGCCTGTTCCTGCCGCCAGGAGGTGGGGGTGACCAACACCCATTCACGGGACTGAGGGGTtcggaggggcgggggggggggggggggggtcagtccCAAGAAACGGTGTGGGGGAGTAGGCAGCCACGTGACCTGCAGACGGacccttcccccgcccccgcagTGCAGAGCCCCCCTCCCGTCACCTGGTGAGACCCCTCCACTCTGCAGGCCCCCTCCCAGCGCAGACCGAGCCGAGCGGACCCCACCCCGAGCGAACCCCGCCCCGCCTACCCTGCTCGGCACCGCCCACCGCCTCCTCCGTGAGGTCCCGGGCGGCGCCCCAGCTGCGCCCCGCGTCCCGGCTGGTCACGCAGCAGAGGCGCGCGGCGTTCCTGCCCGCGGCGATCTGCGCGGCCTCGGGGGTGCGGCCCCGCACGGcgatgaagaagaggaagacgGTGGCCGTGCGCGCGTCGTGCACTGGGCAGGGGTTCATAGACCGGTGCTCCTCCAGGGCGGCCGTCCCCAGCACGCGCGCGGCGCCCcactgccgggggggggggggggggggcggtctcaGTTTACCCGCGCGCGGCAGCGGCCCGCCCCGGCCCTGCCCGCGGGGCGCGCCCGGCCACTCACCCGCACGGAGCCCCCCGCCAGCGTGCCCCGTCTCTGCACCAGCCGGTGCGCGTGCGCGTCGTCGGGGCTGAGCCGCTGCTCCGCGAAGGCCAGCAGGGTGGGCGCGGGGGGCACGGGCAGCAGCGCGGGCACGCGGTACGTCAGGCCGCTCCTCTCGCGCTGGAAGAGCACTGTCCGCTCGGGGACGCGCGGGGCCCCCATGTTCTGCGgggacacccccgccccccccccccccgggcccccgGGGTCAGAGGGCGGGGCTGGCGCGCTCCCCTCCTGTGCGcctggatgggggagggggctctgcgGGTGCAGACGCCCCCACCCACCCGCGcgcctccctgtgcccctcctcctCGGAGACCACCCTGTCCCGGGCTCCTCACCCCACGTCCACGGCcgtccctgcccacccctccctccttgccACTGCACCCCCAAACGTCTGCAGTCGACCCTTCCTCCTCTCAACCGGGTCCCCCCGAGAGGGAGCTGCCTGCTCGGTGTCAGAAGCGGGGGGCCCCCGGCCGGAGTGCCCCTACTGCCCACCCCGTGCCCGGACACAGGCAGGAGGCTGTCCAAGTGGACAATCAGGGCACAACGTTTGAGACACGCAGGGGTTCAGTTTCCCCCAGTAGGGACCCCACGAGCACGGGAGCCACACAAGCACAGAGAGACACAGGTACAGACGCGCTAGACACCCCGAAAATGAGACAGGGAGAGCCGGGCAGGCGGCACAGGTACGGACACCGGTGTGCACACTCACCACGCAGGAAGGAGCCTCGGAGACAGAAGGAGCTTGCGTCCCACACCCACGGCCGCAGGCTTCTCGGGGAAGGTGCCCCAGCTGCCGCCACCACCCTGCTCAGACCTGGGGGTCAGGGGGCTCTTGGGAGTGGCcaggagacgggggggggggggggggggggggggggggggggggcctgctgAAACCAAGAGGGGGCGCCAGTGGGGCTCCTGCAGAGAAGGGGCCTGAATTCCAGGTCCCTAGCAGGCCACCTATGGGTGCCGGGGACCAGTCCCTCAGGCTCCTGAGCAAAGCTGGGGTCATGAGGAGGTCCAGCAGAGACACCCCCCACAGGGTGCCCCAAATGGGTCCCACGTGTGCCTCAAGGGAGGAAGGTACACACCCCAGTGTCCAGGCCCCCCCAGCTGGACCCCACAAGCTGAAgccaggttggggagggggtggtgtgcTTGGGGGCTTCCCAGAGTGGAAGGCtaagagggtgggggaaggggaggggaagggaccgAGGGGAGGCAACGTTCCAGGCACCAGGGGGGCCCTGGCAGGAGGGGGGGGAGATTCAGCAAGGAGAGAGGAGACCCTCCCCACTGCACTCCAGGCCTCTCTTCCACAACCCCggccccacctgcccctgcccctgggccCCATGCCCCTCACAGCCCCAACCCCCAAAACCTTGGCTGGACACAAGGCCCACAAGCCTTGTGGCTTGTGGCTGGCCcacaagcaggggacagagagTGGCCTAGGGCAGACTTCCTGGAGGCAGCCCCCCTCCTAGGAGTGTGCTCCCAAGGGAGGCTCACATTTGGGGTGCACGTGGAGGCCT
The sequence above is drawn from the Neofelis nebulosa isolate mNeoNeb1 chromosome 2, mNeoNeb1.pri, whole genome shotgun sequence genome and encodes:
- the NEU4 gene encoding sialidase-4; this translates as MGAPRVPERTVLFQRERSGLTYRVPALLPVPPAPTLLAFAEQRLSPDDAHAHRLVQRRGTLAGGSVRWGAARVLGTAALEEHRSMNPCPVHDARTATVFLFFIAVRGRTPEAAQIAAGRNAARLCCVTSRDAGRSWGAARDLTEEAVGGAEQDWATFAVGPGHGIQLRSGRLLVPAYTYHVDRRECFGKICRTSPHAFTFYSDDHGRTWRHGGLVPNLRSGECQLAAVDSGQAGHILYCNARSPLGSRVQALSADEGTSFLPGELVPALAETARGCQGSVLGFPAPLFSRPRNGRWPVGAGSHSYSPHLCLGVQEPSEEGTGDTQGAQGPSGMEGCRDSPEEPGLGPGLRGIMAAWTSKVPGPPATLSQSPTWLLYSHPVGRRARLHMGIYLSRSPLDPHSWTEPWVIYEGPSGYSDLASVGPTVKGALTFACLFESGARVSYEEISFCMFSLGEVLQNLPPGPKPPGLGDKRLERCRPS